A DNA window from Mastacembelus armatus chromosome 11, fMasArm1.2, whole genome shotgun sequence contains the following coding sequences:
- the gmpr gene encoding GMP reductase 1, protein MPRVDADLKLDFKDVLFRPKRSSLKSRSEVDLQRTFTFRNSKQTYTGIPIIAANMDTTGTFEMAQVLSKHTLFTAIHKHYSVEDWKNFAVNHPECLEHVAASSGTGNADLEKLCAILEAVPALKYICLDVANGYSEYFVEFVKTVREKFPKHTIMAGNVVTGEMVEELILSGADIIKVGIGPGSVCTTRIKTGVGYPQLSAVIECADSAHGLKGHIISDGGCSCPGDVAKAFGAGADFVMMGGMLAGHDQCSGEIIEKNGKKYKLFYGMSSDTAMKKYVGGVAEYRASEGRTVEVPYRGDVENTIRDVLGGLRSTCTYVGAAKLKELSRRTTFIRVTQQSSQMFT, encoded by the exons GTGGACCTACAAAGGACCTTCACATTCCGCAACTCCAAACAGACCTACACTGGCATCCCCATCATCGCCGCCAACATGGACACCACAGGAACGTTTGAGATGGCACAGGTCCTCAGCAAA CACACCCTCTTCACAGCCATTCATAAGCACTACTCTGTAGAAGACTGGAAAAACTTTGCTGTTAATCATCCAGAATGCTTAGAG CATGTAGCTGCCAGCTCAGGCACTGGTAACGCAGATCTGGAAAAGCTATGCGCCATCTTGGAAGCTGTCCCAGCCCTCAAGTACATCTGCCTTGACGTGGCCAACGGCTATTCCGAGTACTTTGTGGAGTTTGTCAAGACGGTCAGAGAAAAGTTCCCCAAACATACAATCATG GCTGGTAATGTGGTAACAGGGGAAATGGTGGAGGAGCTCATCCTCTCCGGAGCTGACATCATCAAAGTTGGCATTGGGCCAG GTTCTGTGTGTACAACAAGGATTAAGACAGGAGTGGGCTACCCACAGCTCAGTGCTGTAATAGAGTGTGCAGACTCAGCCCATGGACTTAAAGGACACATCATTTCT GATGGTGGCTGCAGTTGCCCAGGGGATGTAGCTAAGGCCTTTG GTGCCGGGGCTGACTTTGTGATGATGGGAGGAATGCTGGCAGGCCACGACCAATGTTCAGGGGAGATCATTGAGAAGAACGGCAAGAAGTACAAACTGTTTTATGGCATGAGTTCCGACACAGCCATGAAGAAATATGTCGGCGGAGTTGCTGAGTATAG GGCATCTGAAGGAAGGACAGTCGAGGTTCCCTACAGGGGGGATGTGGAAAACACCATTCGTGACGTGTTGGGGGGACTCCGATCCACCTGCACCTATGTCGGCGCCGCAAAGCTCAAAGAGCTGAGCAGGAGAACCACCTTTATACGTGTCACACAACAATCTAGCCAAATGTTCACTTAG